A DNA window from Grus americana isolate bGruAme1 chromosome 27, bGruAme1.mat, whole genome shotgun sequence contains the following coding sequences:
- the LOC129197043 gene encoding olfactory receptor 14A16-like produces MSNGSSITEFLLLAFADTRELQLLHFWLFLGIYLAALLANGLIITAIACDHHLHTPMYFFLLNLSLLDLGTISITVPKVMANSLSDNRSISYAGCAAQVFLFFFLLGAEYALLTVMAYDRYVAICKPLHYGTLLGSRACAHMAAAAWGSGFLNAVLHTANTFSIPLCHGNTVEQFFCDVPQILKLSCSDTYLREVGLLILSCFLGFGCFVFIVLSYVQIFRAVLRIPSEQGRHKAFSMCLPHLAVVSLLVSTGIFSYLKPPSISSPSLDLVVTVLYSVVPPSVNPLIYSMRNQEIIDALWKLFEYNLLQIKKTPIIPPGLPLLCSKVLPGLCSVKGLKEEESRY; encoded by the exons atgtccaacggcagctccatcactgagttcctcctcctggcattcgcagacacacgggagctgcagctcttgcacttctggctcttcctgggcatctacctggctgctctcctggccaatggcctcatcatcactgccatagcctgcgaccaccacctccacacccccatgtacttcttcctcctcaacctctccctcctcgaccttgGTACCATCTCTATCACGGTCCCTAAAGTGATGGCCAACTCACTCTCAGACAACAGGTCCATCTcctatgcaggatgtgctgctcaagtatttctatttttcttcttgcttggagctgagtacgcacttctcactgtcatggcctatgaccgctacgttgccatctgcaaacccctgcactacgggaccctcctgggcagcagagcttgtgcccacatggcagcagctgcctggggcagtgggtttctcaatgctgtgctgcacacggccaatacattttctataccactctgccatggTAATACTGTAGAACAGTTCTTCTGTGAcgttccccagatcctcaagctctcctgctcagacacctacctcagggaagttgggcttcttattttaagctgttttttaggttttggctgttttgttttcattgtgctgtcctatgtgcagatcttcagggctgtgttgaggatcccctctgagcagggacggcacaaagccttttccatgtgcctccctcacctggccgtggtctccctccTTGTCAGCACAGGCATATTTTCCTACCTGAAACCCccttccatctcctccccatccctggacctggtggtgactgttctgtactcggtggttcCTCCatcagtgaaccccctcatctacagcatgaggaaccaggaaatCATAGATGCCCTGTGGAAACTATTTGAATACAATCTACTTCAGATCAAGAAGACCCCCATTATCCCACCAGGGCTCcctct ACTGTGCTCAAAAGTTCTGCCAGGCCTCTGCTCAGTGAAagggctgaaggaggaggagagcaggtattga